The genomic region CAAAATCAAGTATGCAAAAATTCTGGAAAAAAACCTCGGAATGGTTGACACGGTGTGGATGCGCAAAGACGGAACGCTCATGGATGTCCATCTTCAGTCGGCCCCGCTTACTCCGGGCGATTTGTCAACCGGTGTAACATTCACCGCCCTGGATATTACCGACCGAAAAAAAGCCGAAGAAGACAAGCGTAAAATGGAACTGCAGATCCAGCATGTTCAAAAACTAGAAAGCCTGGGAGTTCTTGCCGGCGGCATTGCCCACGATTTCAATAATATTCTGATGACCATCCTCGGTAATGCTGACCTTGCAGTTTCCGACCTTTCTCCTGCATCCCCTGCATATATAAATCTCATTGAAATAGAAAAGGCTTCACGCAGAGCCGCCGATCTTTGCAAGCAGATGCTCGCCTACTCCGGCCACGGCAAATTTATCTCCCAGCCCCTGGATCTGTCGACGGTTATTTCCGAAATGAACCATATGCTTGAGGTTTCTATTTCCAAACATGTGGTCCTGAAATATCAACTGACGGAAAACCTTCCGGCGGTCCTCGGCGACGCAAACCAGATCAACCAGATCATAATGAATCTGGTGGTTAATTCTTCCGAAGCAATTGAAAAAAATAGCGGCGTGGTGTCCATATCCACTGGCGCCATGGAATGTGACCGGAAATATCTCACCGAAACATACCTTGATGACAACCTGCCAGAGGGTATCTATTGTTACATTGAAATCGCCGATACCGGCTGCGGCATGGAAAAAGACATCATCGCCAAATTCTTTGACCCATTTTTTTCAACAAAATTCGCTGGTCGCGGCCTTGGGATGTCAGCGGTCCTGGGCATTGTCCGGGGACATAAAGGCGCACTCAAGGTTTACAGCGAGCCCCGCCGAGGAACCACTATCAAGGTCCTCTTCCCGGCACTGGAAGACTCTGTTCCGGCGACAAAAAACAACGAAGACCTTGAAATAGTCAAGTGGCGTGGACACGGAACAGTTCTGCTTGTAGATGACGAGGAAACCATCCGCACCCTTGGCAAGAAAATGCTTGAACGCATTGGTTTTTCGGTTCTGGTGGCAAAGGACGGCAGAGACGCGGTGAATGTTTACAAACAGTTTGAATCCGAAATCGATTGTGTCCTCACGGATCTCACCATGCCGCACATGGATGGAGAAGTTGCCTTTCGCGAGCTTCGAAAGATTAACCGCAATGTTCGGGTTATCCTGTCAAGCGGCTACAACGAACAGGATGTAACAGAGAAATTTGTCGGCAAAGGTCTTGCCGGGTTTATTCAAAAGCCATATACCCTTGCCCTGCTCCGCGAGGCAATGCAGAAAATATTTCAGAACCAGGAATAAACTGCCCCGCGGCAGATAAGAGCAAGACTTCGATCCTCGGGGTATCAGGAGTCAGGAGGCAGAAGCCAGGAGTCAGAATAAAAATCAACCGCGTAGCGTTTTTTAAGGTTTTCTCCTGACTTATGACTTCTAAAAGTTTTACTCGGTTCCCGCGTTGTATGGTTGCCAAAAATTCGCGGCAAGCCACAGGCTCTGCACCCTAATTCCCCTGCATTTTCCTTATTATTTCGGTGGTGGAAAAATCAGCAACCAGGGGGATGTTGACTACCTTGCCGCCGCCTTCAATGACCTCTTTCGCGCCGACTATTTTTTCCAACGGCCAGTCCGCTCCCTTTACCAGAACATCGGGCTTGAGCCTGGTTATCAGGTTCAAGGGCGTATCATCATCAAATATCACCACATGATCCACACACCCAAGTGCGGCAAGAACCCTGGCGCGACTTTCCTGCCGGTTCACCGGTCGAGTCGGCCCCTTTATGGATTGTACGCTTTTATCACTGTTCAACCCGACAACAAGACAACTCCCCTGCCGGCGTGCGGCTTCGAGATAGGTCACATGTCCCTGGTGTAGAATATCAAAACAGCCGTTGGTAAAAACAACGCTTCGGCCGATTTTTCTGTATTGATCCATTACAGCGCATACTGTTTCCACCGAGCTGATTTTCTCGCGGTCCGGCATTGAATAGTCAACAGCTGAAACAGTATTAAATCTATTCCGCACCTCTTCCACAAACCCTTGTGACAACTGTGCCCCAAGAGCTGTTTCTTCTTTGCCGGCTTCAACAAGTATCGAGCCGTCCGGAGCGATTATCATGGAATTGCCGGCAAAGGTTGTCGAGCCTGTTTTCCCGCACCGGTTACAGGCAATCACATACACCTGATTTTCAATTGCCCGCGCCCTTGCAAGGGTCAGCCAGTGGTCTTTTCTGGCTTCAGGCCACTGGCCGCTGAGCACCAGAAGCGCCGCCCCCTGCGCTACCTGACTTCTTGCCAGATCGGGAAACCGCAGGTCATAACAGACAAGGCAGGCGATCAACCCCAGTTCCGTCGATATGGGCCGGGGGAAAAAACCCCTGGAAAAATGTTTTTCCTCCTCCATGAGCGGGAACAGGTGCTGCTTTCGAAAGCTGCCGATTAGTCCGCCTGCGTCAACCAGATAAAGGGTATTATAAAAAAAACCGTCTTCGTGCTCCGGCAAGGACCCGGCAATAATGATCTTGTGTTCTGCAGCAAGATCCTGCACCGCCTGTAAAACTTCAGGTGTTTTTACAGCCAGTGAGGAAAGATTTTCATAATCAAATCCTGTGGCCCATAATTCCGGAAGCACAACCATTCCAGGACTGGACGGCCGCAAGTCCTTTAATCCTTTTCTGACCGCAGCAATATTTTCCTCGATGGCCCCGAGCCGGACATCAAGCTGCACGAATCCCGCGAAATAAGAACCGGAGGTGCTCTTTTTTTCTAAAGACTGCTGCATACCTTTTTCCTAATATTTGTTGTGCATGTTGGAATTCTAAAGGCAATTAGTGTCTTTCCAGAAATAAGGCCTTTATGGGCAGGCACAAATTACCGGCCGTATTCATCATGACAATCCGCACAGTTCTCATGCCGAATCGGTTTATAAAGGCCCTTGTCGTGACATTTTTTACAGGCAGTCCTGATGTGAATTTTGTCAATTTTATATACCGAATGCTTATTATGATCAAAGAGCAAGGATTTGCCCTTCCAACCGGAAGTACTGTGGCATTTATCACAATCAGTTCCTATTTGTCCTGTATGCGGGTCTTTATGACATACCAGGCAACTTTTGAGAAAAACCTCCAGCGTCTTCGGCCCGATGCTTCTCACTGATTTTTTATTATGGCACTCAAGACATTTCACCTTTTCATGGAGGCCGGTAAGCGGATATTTTGCATGCTTTTGATGACTGAAATCCGGTTTCTTGGGAGGCCATGGCCCGGTTGAGTGACAAAGCAGGCAATCTTTACCGTATTCATCCTCCGGCTTATGGGGATCTTTATGGCAGTCATCGCAGTCCTCTGTTTTAAACCCGACAAATTTTGCCTTGCCCAGAGGATCGCCCTCTTTTTCAGGCTTGTGACAAACAATACATTTAACCTTTATGTGCTCGCCGGTCAGTGGATAGCGGGAATCAGTGTCATGATCAAAACGTACTTCTTCGCCCACCCAACTCTTTATCGAATGACATTTTTCGCATTTTTTATCCAATGTAGACTTGTGCGGGTCTTCATGACAGGCAATGCATTCGGTTCCAATACCAATAAATTTTACTGTCCCCAGGTTTTTCCCGGGCGCCGGCTTATGACATTCAACACACTTTACCTTTGCATGCTTGTCCTTGAGGCGGTATTTCGAATCAGTATCATGATTAAAGGTGACATCCTTGCCAACCCAGCTGGAATCGTTATGGCAGTTTTCACAATACTTGCCTAACTCCTTGTTATGAATATCCTTATGACAGGACACACAGTCCCTGGACAGTCCTCGATATATTGCGTCACCCTGACTTCCGTCACTTTTCTTGGGTTGATGGCAGAGCTCACATTTAACGGTTTCATGTTTGCCTTTCAAGGAATACCGGGAATCCCGATTATGATCAAAATTGATCTTTCCGTCTTTGCCTTTCCAGCTATGCATGGTATGGCAGTTCTCACAGAGATCACCCAGGCCTCCCTTGTGGAAATCCTTGTGGCACGAAATACATGCATAAGAAAGTCCTCGCAGTTTCGCCTTGCTTAAAGGATCTCCTTTCTTCAGCGGCTTATGACAATCGGCGCATTTGACCTCAACATCCTTGGAGGTCTTGACATGCCCCCCTTTCAAGGGATATTTCGAATCCCTGTCATGGTCAAACCTTACATCACCACCTTTCCAGGTTTTAATATTATGACAGGTATCACAAACATTGCCGAATTCATTTTTATAATGGGGATCCTCGTGGCAGTCTGTACAAAATGCATAATCGAAGCCGAGATAGTAAACGCCGCCCCGGTTTGTCTTGCCTTTGCGCTTATGGCATGCATCACATTTTACTTTCGGGTCCGCATGCTTGTCTACAAGCTTGTAAGCCGCCAGAGCATGATTAAATTTTAAGGGGTTAAAGGGAATAATAGAAGCGCTAAGTCCGGGATGCTCTTTGTGGCAATTCCTGCAATTACCCTCAAAAAGACCGTGATAACCGCTCTTGGTGTCCCGCCGCGCCTTGATGATCTTGTGACATTCCAGACATCTCTCGTCTTTTAAACTCCCCGTATAATCATGACACTTTGAACAATCGCCTACTAATTCTTTTATTCTATGACCTTTGGACAGCTCAAGGGGCCGGATAAAATTAACAAAAGCCTTTCCCTGAGAGGCCTTTTGTCCCTGATTGAAGAAGAAAAAACCACCCACACCAATGAACACGGTAACAAAGAAACAGAAAAGCTCCACCTTGAGATACGCGCCGATGGGCTGTTTCTTTGATATGGGGTACTTGAAAGTGATGAAGAGATGGCCAATCACCATGGACATGGTCATAAAGAAAAAGACGACATGAACATACCAGAATATCAGGATGGAAGCCCAAAACCACATGGCAAACCCGCTGATAACAAACCCGAGGCACCCGCCAATCACCAGCAACAGATTGACCTTCTGCCGGGTTTTATAGACCCGGTTGTCGGTAATCAGCTGGTTCGGATTAATAATGCTCTTAAGGGAACACTTAAACCAAAGAAGATCTGCTTTACCCCACGAAAAAAGTCCTTGGAATGCTGCCTTGTGAAACTTAAACCCAATAACAATCACCATTGCCGTGAGGAGCACCATCCAGAAAAGCGAGGCGATCTTGTGAATATTCACCCACATCATAAAGGATGCGGAATCAATATTCCAGAACCTGCTGAAAAAGAGCATGCCTCCGGATACAGCAAGGGCCATAAAAGGAATACCCGGAAGGATATGGGTTATTATAAATCGTTTAATGCGTTGCTTAACAGTCAAAGCCATTGAAAAAACCTCGTCCTTACCAGAAACTTAACTTTTAATAATGTTTGTAACGGCTGCCATGAATTTCTTTCGGCGCTTGTATATGGGTAGAACCACAAGCTATTAAATTCTGCGGAGTGTATAACGGTGCTGACAATTATTGTATTCAATAATTACATGAGGTTAGAAGCCGCTTCGTCTGTCGGGAGGAAAACTCCCCTCTGACCCATGATCCACATATTCTTCGGCCGGCAATTTTATAATCCGATGCATAACGATGGATCACATCCAAAAAAGGAATATTGACAAGCCCTCACATCTTGCTATCTTGTATGTCTTTATTCATG from Pseudomonadota bacterium harbors:
- the rfaE2 gene encoding D-glycero-beta-D-manno-heptose 1-phosphate adenylyltransferase, translating into MQQSLEKKSTSGSYFAGFVQLDVRLGAIEENIAAVRKGLKDLRPSSPGMVVLPELWATGFDYENLSSLAVKTPEVLQAVQDLAAEHKIIIAGSLPEHEDGFFYNTLYLVDAGGLIGSFRKQHLFPLMEEEKHFSRGFFPRPISTELGLIACLVCYDLRFPDLARSQVAQGAALLVLSGQWPEARKDHWLTLARARAIENQVYVIACNRCGKTGSTTFAGNSMIIAPDGSILVEAGKEETALGAQLSQGFVEEVRNRFNTVSAVDYSMPDREKISSVETVCAVMDQYRKIGRSVVFTNGCFDILHQGHVTYLEAARRQGSCLVVGLNSDKSVQSIKGPTRPVNRQESRARVLAALGCVDHVVIFDDDTPLNLITRLKPDVLVKGADWPLEKIVGAKEVIEGGGKVVNIPLVADFSTTEIIRKMQGN
- a CDS encoding response regulator — encoded protein: KIKYAKILEKNLGMVDTVWMRKDGTLMDVHLQSAPLTPGDLSTGVTFTALDITDRKKAEEDKRKMELQIQHVQKLESLGVLAGGIAHDFNNILMTILGNADLAVSDLSPASPAYINLIEIEKASRRAADLCKQMLAYSGHGKFISQPLDLSTVISEMNHMLEVSISKHVVLKYQLTENLPAVLGDANQINQIIMNLVVNSSEAIEKNSGVVSISTGAMECDRKYLTETYLDDNLPEGIYCYIEIADTGCGMEKDIIAKFFDPFFSTKFAGRGLGMSAVLGIVRGHKGALKVYSEPRRGTTIKVLFPALEDSVPATKNNEDLEIVKWRGHGTVLLVDDEETIRTLGKKMLERIGFSVLVAKDGRDAVNVYKQFESEIDCVLTDLTMPHMDGEVAFRELRKINRNVRVILSSGYNEQDVTEKFVGKGLAGFIQKPYTLALLREAMQKIFQNQE